One part of the Vicia villosa cultivar HV-30 ecotype Madison, WI linkage group LG6, Vvil1.0, whole genome shotgun sequence genome encodes these proteins:
- the LOC131611017 gene encoding pentatricopeptide repeat-containing protein At5g03800-like, translating into MESLLQFHPNSISSIPHHHSHFKPKHHHPLFHFPIKNSKTHFPLHSITQTKTHSILPLPISTPQQSPIIVSYSSLISVFSKSNREPHAIFLFLHMLTASPLRPHGYTYVAVLTACTRILYLQFGLQLHAAVIKTGYLNSVFVSNALMSFYLKCGFYQTAFKVFDEMGERDIVSWNTVISCAVNGLMYDTAFQLFRDMLVITDSLKVDYFTLSAVLTACAMTTGLVMEGKQVHAIAVKVGLETELNVGNALIGFYMNCGSLDGVVCLFQRMGVRDVITWTEMVRAYMEFGYVDLGLKIFDEMPERNCVTYNAVLSGFCRNGEGLKAMELFVRMVEEGMELSDFSLSGGINACSLLADYGVCKQMHGFAIKFGFGSNVCVEGALLEMYTRCGRMVDAKKMFSMWEELEKDSSVVWTSMMCGFARNGKPKEAISLYHLGHSKGKLIMDEVVLSTMLGLCGTVGYHDMGKQIHCQVLKFGFHSEVQVGNAVVSMYFKCGNVDDAIKMFSGMSSTDIVSWNILISGYVMHRQGDKALEIWSKMREEGITPDEVTFILIISAYRQTDLNLVDDCRSLFDSMRTVYHIEPTSQHYASFISVLGHWGLLEEALETINKMPFKPSAFVWRALLDGCRLHKNTMIEKWTVKNILALEPKDPSTYILVSNLYSSSGRWDCSEMTRENMRKKGFHKYPAQSWIICQKKMHSFYARDRSHPQDKDIYSGLEILIFECLKMGYEPDTRFVLHEVEEHQKKIFLFHHSSKLAATYGILMTKPGKPIRIVKNILLCGDCHTFMKYVSIVTKRDIFLRDSSGFHCFSNGQCSCKDRW; encoded by the coding sequence ATGGAGTCACTCCTCCAATTCCACCCCAATTCCATCTCCTCCATTCCTCACCACCATTCCCATTTCAAACCAAAACACCATCACCCCCTTTTCCACTTTCCCATCAAAAACTCCAAAACCCATTTCCCCCTCCATTCCATCACCCAAACCAAAACCCATTCCATTCTCCCACTCCCAATTTCCACCCCACAACAAAGCCCCATCATCGTCTCTTACTCTTCTCTCATCTCCGTTTTCTCCAAATCCAACCGTGAACCCCACGCCATTTTCCTCTTCCTTCACATGCTAACCGCTTCACCTCTTCGCCCGCATGGTTACACTTACGTTGCGGTTTTAACCGCTTGCACTCGAATCTTATACCTCCAATTCGGTCTCCAGTTACATGCTGCGGTTATTAAAACTGGGTATTTGAATTCAGTTTTTGTCTCCAACGCGCTCATGTCGTTTTATTTGAAATGTGGGTTTTATCAAACTGCTtttaaggtgtttgatgaaatgggTGAGAGGGATATTGTGTCCTGGAACACTGTAATTTCTTGTGCTGTTAATGGACTCATGTATGACACCGCGTTTCAGTTGTTTCGCGACATGCTGGTGATAACAGATTCTTTGAAAGTtgattattttacactgtcggcGGTTTTGACTGCTTGTGCTATGACAACTGGTTTGGTGATGGAAGGGAAGCAAGTGCATGCGATTGCTGTTAAGGTTGGGTTGGAGACTGAACTGAATGTTGGGAATGCTCTTATTGGGTTTTATATGAATTGTGGAAGTCTTGATGGGGTTGTTTGTTTGTTTCAGAGGATGGGTGTTAGAGATGTTATAACTTGGACGGAGATGGTGAGGGCTTATATGGAGTTTGGTTATGTGGATTTGGGTTTGAAGATTTTTGATGAAATGCCGGAAAGGAATTGTGTGACTTATAATGCTGTTTTGTCTGGGTTTTGTCGAAATGGTGAGGGTTTAAAGGCTATGGAGTTGTTTGTTAGAATGGTGGAGGAGGGCATGGAGTTATCGGATTTCTCTTTGAGTGGTGGGATTAATGCGTGTAGTTTGCTTGCTGATTATGGGGTTTGCAAGCAGATGCATGGATTTGCAATCAAGTTTGGATTTGGATCAAATGTTTGTGTTGAAGGGGCTTTGCTTGAAATGTACACAAGGTGTGGGAGGATGGTAGATGCTAAGAAGATGTTTAGCATGTGGGAAGAATTGGAGAAAGATAGCTCTGTTGTTTGGACTTCTATGATGTGTGGCTTTGCTCGAAACGGGAAACCGAAGGAGGCGATTTCTCTTTACCATCTTGGTCATTCTAAAGGGAAATTGATTATGGATGAAGTTGTACTATCTACGATGCTTGGTCTTTGTGGAACCGTTGGCTATCATGATATGGGTAAGCAAATCCATTGTCAAGTTCTTAAATTTGGCTTTCATTCTGAAGTGCAAGTTGGAAATGCTGTTGTTAGTATGTATTTTAAATGCGGGAATGTAGATGATGCAATTAAGATGTTCAGTGGCATGTCCTCTACCGATATAGTTTCatggaatattttgatttctGGGTATGTTATGCACAGGCAGGGCGATAAAGCATTAGAAATATGGTCGAAAATGCGGGAAGAGGGCATAACCCCTGATGAAGTTACCTTCATTTTGATAATTTCAGCCTATAGGCAAACTGACTTGAATTTGGTTGATGACTGCCGTAGTTTGTTTGATTCAATGAGAACTGTTTATCACATTGAGCCAACATCTCAACATTATGCATCCTTCATCAGTGTTTTGGGTCACTGGGGTCTCTTGGAAGAGGCGCTGGAAACTATCAATAAAATGCCTTTTAAGCCTTCTGCTTTTGTTTGGCGTGCTTTGCTCGATGGTTGCAGACTCCATAAGAATACAATGATTGAAAAATGGACTGTCAAGAATATTCTTGCCCTGGAACCCAAAGATCCATCTACTTATATACTTGTTTCAAATTTGTATTCATCTTCTGGGAGATGGGATTGCTCCGAGATGACTAGGGAAAATATGAGAAAAAAGGGATTTCACAAATACCCGGCTCAAAGTTGGATTATCTGTCAGAAGAAAATGCATTCATTCTATGCAAGAGATAGGTCTCATCCGCAAGACAAAGACATATATAGTGGGTTGGAGATTCTAATCTTTGAGTGCCTAAAAATGGGATATGAACCTGACACGCGCTTTGTTCTTCACGAAGTGGAGGAGCACcaaaagaaaatatttctatTCCATCACAGTTCAAAACTAGCCGCAACTTATGGAATATTGATGACAAAGCCAGGGAAGCCCATCCGGATTGTAAAGAACATCCTTCTTTGTGGGGACTGCCATACATTCATGAAATATGTATCTATTGTCACTAAGAGGGACATTTTTCTAAGAGATTCTTCAGGATTTCACTGTTTCTCTAATGGCCAGTGCTCGTGTAAAGACCGATGGTGA